One segment of Radiobacillus kanasensis DNA contains the following:
- the lpdA gene encoding dihydrolipoyl dehydrogenase, whose translation MKQYDVAIIGGGPGGYVAAIRAAKHGKKVALIEGKDLGGTCLNRGCIPSKTLLHQAFLIEELEKSLDWGIEANNYSINFSKLMKKKDGVITQLKDGIGMLLKKNKVDVIQGYGFVQPDKIIQIQREGQQEIKATSIILANGSTPIVPPIEGVGHPVIHTSDSIFHLERVPERLVIIGGGVIGVEIACIFHSLGTKVDIIEMGARLIPNEDEDASGYLRKELEAKGITVRLNSKVLSFQSRENDRVEVYFSDKDSTSQSLPSDCVLLATGRKPNYHGLETLELQSDGPFVKVDDYLETNLPGIYAIGDLIGGFQLAHAASHEGLIAVGNILGKKQSRNDFTIPRCVYTFPEIAAVGLTEEQAIQKGYLVKVQKVSLASNPRAMAMNSNTGFIKLVAEEKYGELLGVTIAGPHATEMISQPSSYMHLEGTVEELAHMVSPHPTLSEGLFEVANSFLGKGIHY comes from the coding sequence ATGAAGCAGTATGATGTCGCCATTATAGGAGGTGGACCTGGAGGCTATGTAGCAGCGATTCGCGCAGCAAAGCATGGCAAAAAGGTTGCCTTGATTGAAGGGAAAGACTTAGGAGGAACATGCTTGAATCGAGGCTGTATTCCTTCGAAAACATTGCTCCATCAAGCCTTTTTAATAGAAGAGTTAGAAAAGTCTCTGGATTGGGGGATAGAGGCGAATAACTATAGTATCAATTTTTCCAAGCTTATGAAGAAAAAAGATGGGGTCATTACCCAGCTAAAGGATGGGATTGGAATGCTCCTGAAAAAGAATAAGGTGGATGTTATTCAGGGGTATGGATTCGTTCAACCTGATAAAATTATACAAATTCAAAGAGAGGGTCAACAAGAGATTAAGGCAACCTCTATTATTCTAGCAAACGGGTCCACTCCTATTGTCCCTCCTATTGAAGGTGTTGGTCACCCGGTTATTCACACAAGTGATAGTATTTTTCATCTAGAAAGAGTTCCGGAAAGGCTCGTCATTATTGGTGGGGGCGTTATTGGAGTCGAAATTGCCTGTATTTTTCACAGCTTAGGAACCAAGGTAGACATCATCGAAATGGGAGCTAGGCTTATTCCAAATGAAGATGAAGACGCCAGCGGTTATTTAAGGAAAGAATTAGAAGCTAAGGGAATTACGGTGCGTTTGAACTCCAAAGTGCTTTCGTTCCAATCTAGGGAGAATGATCGTGTCGAAGTGTACTTTTCTGATAAAGATAGCACTTCACAATCCTTACCTTCCGATTGTGTACTGCTTGCAACAGGTAGGAAACCGAATTACCACGGCTTAGAAACTTTAGAGTTACAATCGGATGGTCCCTTTGTAAAAGTAGATGATTATTTAGAAACAAATTTACCCGGCATTTATGCGATTGGAGACTTAATTGGTGGCTTTCAGCTTGCCCATGCTGCAAGCCATGAAGGCTTAATTGCGGTAGGGAACATACTGGGAAAAAAGCAGTCTAGGAACGATTTTACTATTCCGAGATGTGTCTATACATTCCCAGAGATAGCAGCTGTTGGTTTAACGGAGGAACAAGCAATACAAAAAGGATATTTAGTGAAGGTACAAAAGGTTAGTCTTGCCTCAAATCCTCGTGCAATGGCTATGAATAGTAACACAGGGTTTATCAAACTAGTAGCAGAAGAAAAATATGGAGAGTTACTAGGGGTGACCATTGCTGGCCCACATGCCACAGAAATGATCAGTCAGCCTTCTTCGTATATGCATCTAGAAGGAACGGTGGAGGAACTAGCCCATATGGTCTCGCCCCATCCAACCCTATCAGAAGGCCTCTTTGAAGTAGCCAATTCTTTTTTAGGAAAAGGAATTCATTATTAG